A section of the Pygocentrus nattereri isolate fPygNat1 chromosome 18, fPygNat1.pri, whole genome shotgun sequence genome encodes:
- the vamp2 gene encoding vesicle-associated membrane protein 2: MSAPGPAGAPAPDGGNQAPPNLTSNRRLQQTQAQVDEVVDIMRVNVDKVLERDQKLSELDDRADALQAGASQFETSAAKLKNKYWWKNAKMMIILGVICVIVLIVIIVYFST; this comes from the exons GTCTGCCCCAGGCCCCGCCGGCGCACCCGCCCCAGATGGAGGGAACCAGGCCCCCCCAAACCTGACCAGCAACCGCCGCTTACAGCAGACACAGGCTCAGGTGGACGAG GTGGTGGACATCATGCGTGTGAACGTAGATAAGGTCCTGGAGCGAGATCAGAAGCTCTCGGAGCTGGACGACCGGGCCGACGCGCTGCAGGCCGGAGCCTCGCAGTTCGAGACCAGCGCCGCCAAGCTGAAGAATAAGTACTGGTGGAAGAACGCCAAG ATGATGATCATCCTGGGGGTGATATGTGTGATTGTGCTCATCGTCATCATCG TCTACTTCAGCACCTAA